DNA from Brassica napus cultivar Da-Ae chromosome C4, Da-Ae, whole genome shotgun sequence:
CTTCGCTCATTGATTTCCATGAGTGTTCCCATAGTTTGCCAGGGCTCGCAACGAAGCAATTGTTTAGGAATGTGACAAACATATCGCGGAGTTGGAATGGGGTAGCCGTTCTAGCACCCTCAATCATACTCTCAAGCCATTCAACATCATTGTCCAAATATCTTTGTGCGTGGCAAACCGATTTGAAGTCAGGTTATTTCACATTGTTAAACGTTTTTAACTCGTCGTAACTTCTAGGACGCTTAATCTTGTTTATGAGGATCCTTAGATAGTAACGATCACCTGTCGATGGATGGACAGCTACAATCCTGCCAATGGTTTTTCCTTTCTTGCGTTCGGACCAGATTTTGGAACTGTTGTTCCATACGAAATATTCAGGTATTTGCACATAAGTTAATGTTTGTGCAAACGCTGACCTTCTGCATAAGACCATCCATTCAGTGAACATCTTCTTCTCAATACCTGGCTTGCGGATCACACGGCTGAGGTTATCAGTTGATTTAATTGTGATGTTATGCTCACCTTCAAAGTGAATGATAAGCTTCTCAACTGATGTCTTTCTTTTGTGGATGTGGAATGCAAAAGTCCACCACATAGACTCACAAGCTGATAAATACCGAGCATCGACGTAGTCTTGGATCTCATTTTGTTGCTTGATAACTCTTTCACTTGTTTCGCCAGAAGCCATTGGGTCAGAGGCAGTTTCCGTATTTCCCCTTTCAATTACTGCAGATGCTCTATCAACACCTTTGGTTATATACTTGAATAAGTATTTGACCGCGCTTGTACGATTACACCATTCAACATTAATATGAGCTTCGTACTTCTTTAGGAGCTTAATGTTATGAGGCACAACGAAAGTATTGTTTAGGATCACCCCATCCTTTACCACATACGCATTTTCATTTCGGCGGCGACGATATAATACATACCCTGATTTATCAATCGAATTATTGTCATTATACTGGCGAGGATACTTTTTCGTGTACACGTTGTTCTCCATACATGGTGACTTCAGATTAATGACACCACATGGACCATGGATCATGTGTTTCGTTACTAAATTGTAAGCCTCTGGATCTTTTTCTCTGTTTGGAAGCTCAGCCAAAATAATCTCATCTACCTCCTCTGCACTTGGTGTCCTGGAAGAGCTTCCaaaccacaataatatatgtgcATGAGGGAGCCCTCTTTTTTGAAACTCTATCCTGTGAAGAGCTGCTGTGTATGGCTTGAAGAAAgttctttttttgaaatctttgaGTAGCTGATCTAACTTCATTTTAAAGACTCGACATTCGATGTCCGGTCTATCATTGGGAGAGTCTCCACCGTATCTATCAAAGTGATCTTTAATCTCTCTCCAGTTAGGATTGGCCGTCATTCTGATAAACAAATCTGGATTCCCATATTCTCTGGAAATAGCCATCGCATCATGGTATTTCTCAACTAAGTATCGG
Protein-coding regions in this window:
- the LOC125586211 gene encoding uncharacterized protein LOC125586211; translation: MSSTIGVRDIVVQFQSDTLQQIRDNHPLFMSLQYPLLFPYGEYGFHPEISLHLETGTSRTRQFLTIRQFYAAQIQTHLNQGLTLIKGGRLLHQYVVDVYTAIEEDRLRWARNNQDILRAELYSNVLDDVSKGETDAKIIGQRFILPPSFTGGPRYLVEKYHDAMAISREYGNPDLFIRMTANPNWREIKDHFDRYGGDSPNDRPDIECRVFKMKLDQLLKDFKKRTFFKPYTAALHRIEFQKRGLPHAHILLWFGSSSRTPSAEEVDEIILAELPNREKDPEAYNLVTKHMIHGPCGVINLKSPCMENNVYTKKYPRQYNDNNSIDKSGYVLYRRRRNENAYVVKDGVILNNTFVVPHNIKLLKKYEAHINVEWCNRTSAVKYLFKYITKGVDRASAVIERGNTETASDPMASGETSERVIKQQNEIQDYVDARYLSACESMWWTFAFHIHKRKTSVEKLIIHFEGEHNITIKSTDNLSRVIRKPGIEKKMFTEWMVLCRRSAFAQTLTYVQIPEYFVWNNSSKIWSERKKGKTIGRIVAVHPSTGDRYYLRILINKIKRPRSYDELKTFNNVK